In Dyadobacter subterraneus, a single genomic region encodes these proteins:
- a CDS encoding TlpA family protein disulfide reductase, protein MSKKIIPLLLFVLIAGTAFSQSVIGLKKIAPFQITLANGKPFNSSQLGPGPVVLMYFSPDCDHCQNFTKALLKNYTVMTNKQLVMITFQSMEMIKKFEKDYNLAAYPNIKIGTEGTSYLVQKYYQIRSFPYLAMYDKTGKLVKIYEGEQPYAEIFKTLKSF, encoded by the coding sequence ATGTCTAAAAAAATAATTCCCCTACTCCTGTTTGTCCTAATCGCCGGCACTGCTTTTTCTCAGTCTGTCATTGGATTAAAAAAAATAGCTCCGTTTCAGATCACACTTGCAAATGGAAAACCTTTTAACTCTTCCCAGCTTGGTCCGGGGCCTGTTGTGTTGATGTACTTTTCCCCCGACTGTGATCACTGCCAGAATTTCACGAAAGCGTTGCTTAAAAATTATACGGTGATGACCAACAAGCAATTGGTTATGATCACGTTCCAATCGATGGAAATGATCAAGAAGTTCGAGAAGGATTACAATCTGGCCGCTTATCCAAATATCAAAATTGGTACAGAAGGGACAAGTTACCTGGTTCAGAAATATTATCAGATCCGGTCATTTCCTTATCTGGCTATGTATGATAAAACAGGAAAGCTGGTTAAGATCTATGAAGGAGAACAACCTTACGCAGAGATTTTTAAAACTTTGAAATCGTTTTAA
- a CDS encoding DUF3037 domain-containing protein: protein MQEHHLFEYAVIRVVPRVEREEFLNVGVILYCPKQGFLQSKINLDIERLSAFSGKLDISEMEDYLAALSRICIGGKTAGPIGKLPIASRFRWLTATRSTVVQTSKVHPGFCKDAGLTLDKLFNEMVL, encoded by the coding sequence ATGCAAGAACATCACTTATTTGAGTACGCCGTCATTCGCGTTGTACCCAGAGTCGAGCGCGAAGAGTTTTTAAATGTAGGGGTAATTCTCTACTGCCCGAAACAAGGGTTTTTACAGAGTAAAATTAATCTGGATATTGAACGGCTAAGTGCTTTTTCAGGGAAACTGGATATTTCAGAAATGGAAGATTATCTGGCAGCTTTAAGCCGGATTTGTATTGGCGGAAAAACAGCCGGACCTATTGGAAAATTACCCATTGCATCCCGGTTTCGGTGGTTAACAGCAACGAGAAGTACGGTTGTCCAAACTTCAAAAGTGCATCCGGGTTTTTGTAAAGATGCGGGTTTGACTTTGGATAAACTTTTTAACGAAATGGTTTTGTAG
- a CDS encoding DUF4175 family protein, whose product MYELKKLINSVTTQLYANAFIRCLLLAVSAFVLTSVFKQSSLIAPVLAAIVGLAIGAYITKLYQNKKPQAISLIHKTVGESEYSLHLLEKDELNIAEQLQLDRLNQNVSAEHFHFRNLYDGTMMYGLIFLFSLVFYNLYPHMNFATGNPAAVLNTTKNVEKANILVAPSFETAAVTVNPPAYTSLPTKKSTDLNVSAIIGSALNWDVTFTHQDNLSVRLANNRGDELSFKKANGIFQYKDKLTGSGLYSIKAYWKDSLVYQSDFYKLEAQPDLAPKIEPDSKELYQYHYLKDKKTIQVSAKMSDDFKVKTAFIVATLARGSGENVKFREMKFPLSPGNFREAKLSQSIDLKALNFTPGDELYYYWAAIDNKEPEPNFTKSDTYFVVYKDTAKVEESELSTMSVNTVPEYFRSQRQIIIDTEKLIAKRKKIKKEEFNSISNEIGFDQKVLRLRYGQFLGEEFEQNIGGGGGAPHEESGSGNILDAFTHKSDSEGEAAENRKSQPEESHHDHGGGNQESGSKDAMAELIEQYGHAHDDADVNTFHEQSTKSLLKMALEQMWQSELHLRMYEPEKAIPFETKALEYLKQAQHKARAFVKKSSYDPPPIKEKEKRLTGELTDVSKNFNQEKMINQTRTEQLAAEVLGYLEYDKLSTSQRAKFQVAGTQLSDRLMNSGPFNGGLQNWSVLGALQKLISGKQISGTEKEQLKTELYKRAGANVQSGRSYVSEKKLENIFWKKLK is encoded by the coding sequence ATGTATGAGCTAAAAAAATTAATCAATTCGGTTACCACGCAGCTTTACGCCAATGCATTTATCAGGTGTCTGTTGCTGGCGGTTTCTGCTTTTGTATTGACATCCGTATTCAAGCAATCTTCGTTGATAGCTCCTGTGTTGGCTGCTATTGTCGGACTGGCAATTGGCGCTTATATCACAAAATTATATCAAAATAAAAAGCCGCAGGCAATTAGTTTGATTCACAAAACGGTTGGTGAATCGGAATACAGCTTACATTTACTTGAAAAGGATGAGCTGAATATTGCGGAACAATTGCAATTGGACAGGCTTAATCAAAACGTCTCAGCGGAACATTTTCATTTCCGGAATCTTTACGACGGGACGATGATGTACGGCCTGATTTTCTTGTTTTCACTGGTTTTCTATAATTTATACCCGCATATGAACTTCGCGACAGGAAATCCGGCGGCGGTTTTGAATACAACTAAAAATGTAGAAAAAGCCAACATTCTTGTCGCACCTAGTTTTGAAACAGCAGCTGTTACGGTAAATCCGCCTGCCTATACTTCGCTCCCAACAAAAAAATCTACTGACTTGAATGTTAGTGCTATCATCGGCTCTGCGTTGAACTGGGACGTTACTTTTACCCATCAGGATAATTTGTCGGTGCGACTTGCTAATAACCGTGGTGATGAACTTTCGTTCAAAAAAGCAAACGGGATTTTTCAATATAAAGATAAGCTGACCGGCTCAGGACTTTATTCCATAAAAGCATATTGGAAAGATTCACTGGTTTATCAATCCGATTTTTATAAACTGGAAGCACAGCCGGATCTCGCTCCAAAAATTGAACCTGATTCAAAAGAACTATATCAGTACCATTATCTGAAAGACAAAAAAACGATTCAGGTTTCAGCAAAAATGTCGGATGATTTTAAAGTGAAAACCGCATTTATTGTGGCTACTCTGGCACGTGGTTCCGGAGAGAATGTCAAGTTCAGAGAAATGAAATTTCCGCTTTCACCTGGCAATTTTAGAGAAGCTAAATTAAGTCAGTCCATTGATTTGAAGGCTTTAAATTTTACACCGGGCGATGAACTTTATTATTACTGGGCAGCAATTGACAATAAGGAACCTGAACCAAATTTCACAAAATCAGATACTTATTTCGTCGTTTACAAAGACACGGCGAAAGTCGAGGAATCTGAACTATCGACAATGTCTGTCAATACCGTTCCTGAATATTTCCGGAGTCAGCGTCAGATTATTATTGATACTGAAAAGTTGATAGCGAAACGTAAAAAGATAAAAAAGGAAGAATTTAATAGTATTTCCAACGAAATCGGTTTTGATCAAAAAGTGCTCCGTTTGCGTTACGGGCAGTTTTTGGGAGAAGAATTTGAACAAAACATTGGAGGTGGAGGTGGTGCGCCGCATGAAGAAAGTGGCAGCGGAAATATTCTTGATGCCTTTACCCACAAATCGGATTCAGAAGGAGAAGCTGCTGAAAACCGGAAATCACAGCCGGAAGAATCGCATCATGATCATGGCGGTGGCAATCAGGAAAGTGGCTCGAAAGATGCAATGGCAGAATTAATTGAGCAATATGGTCATGCACATGATGACGCAGATGTGAACACTTTTCATGAGCAGTCAACCAAGAGTTTGTTAAAAATGGCTTTGGAACAAATGTGGCAATCAGAATTGCATTTACGGATGTATGAACCGGAAAAAGCAATTCCTTTCGAAACCAAAGCATTGGAATATCTTAAACAAGCACAGCATAAAGCCCGTGCATTTGTCAAGAAAAGCAGTTATGATCCACCACCGATCAAAGAAAAGGAAAAACGACTTACAGGAGAATTGACTGACGTTAGTAAAAATTTCAACCAGGAAAAAATGATTAACCAAACGCGGACTGAACAGTTGGCCGCTGAGGTTTTGGGTTATCTTGAATATGACAAACTGAGTACTTCCCAACGTGCTAAATTCCAGGTCGCCGGAACACAATTATCGGACCGCCTTATGAACAGCGGACCTTTTAACGGCGGACTACAAAATTGGTCGGTACTTGGTGCGTTGCAAAAATTGATAAGTGGAAAACAGATTTCCGGCACTGAAAAAGAGCAGTTGAAAACCGAACTATACAAACGCGCAGGAGCAAATGTACAAAGCGGCCGTTCGTACGTCAGTGAGAAAAAACTGGAAAATATTTTTTGGAAAAAACTAAAATGA
- a CDS encoding HipA family kinase produces MNKNGLQLRTVNVIRYVTPLREGGSLPAIAEADDDFLYVLKFRGAGQGVKALIAELIGGEIARALGFRMPEIVFANLDEMFGMTEPDEEIQDLLKASAGLNLAMHYLSGAITFDPQVTTVDSKLASQIVWLDCLLTNVDRTARNTNMLIWHKELWLIDHGASLYFHHSWTNWEEQAKRPFVQIKDHVLLPQALELNAVDEYFRSILTEDLINSIVSIIPDDWLLRDAPFETADEHRQAYAKFLISRISVSEVFVKEAQNARTSLI; encoded by the coding sequence ATGAATAAAAACGGACTTCAACTCAGAACCGTTAATGTGATACGTTACGTGACCCCCTTACGTGAAGGCGGATCACTGCCAGCGATTGCCGAAGCGGATGATGACTTTTTATATGTACTAAAATTCAGAGGTGCCGGCCAGGGCGTTAAAGCACTTATCGCAGAGTTAATCGGTGGCGAGATTGCCCGTGCATTAGGTTTCAGAATGCCGGAAATTGTTTTTGCCAATCTGGATGAAATGTTTGGTATGACAGAACCGGATGAAGAAATACAGGACCTTCTAAAAGCGAGCGCCGGATTAAATTTAGCCATGCATTATCTTTCCGGAGCCATCACATTTGATCCTCAGGTAACGACAGTTGATTCTAAACTGGCTTCCCAAATCGTCTGGCTGGATTGTCTTTTGACAAACGTTGACCGTACAGCCAGAAATACAAATATGCTGATTTGGCATAAAGAATTATGGCTCATTGATCACGGTGCATCTTTATATTTTCATCATTCCTGGACAAACTGGGAAGAACAGGCAAAGCGTCCGTTTGTTCAGATAAAAGATCACGTTTTATTACCGCAGGCATTAGAACTCAATGCTGTTGACGAATACTTTCGTTCAATTCTGACAGAAGATTTGATAAATTCCATTGTATCAATAATCCCTGACGACTGGCTGCTCCGTGATGCTCCGTTTGAAACGGCAGATGAGCACCGTCAGGCTTATGCCAAATTTTTAATTTCAAGAATCTCAGTATCAGAAGTATTTGTAAAAGAAGCGCAGAATGCAAGAACATCACTTATTTGA